The genomic segment ATTCCTGGGAGCGTCTTTTTAAATAGCTTAAAGTTTAAAGGATAAAGCTTAAAGGACTGTAGGACTCGTCCCGAACACCTTTCTACTTTAACCTTTACACTCTCACCTATTACATGCAGGTGTAGCCGCCGTCAACCGGAACCATGATGCCGGTAACGTAGCTAGAGGACGGAGAAGCAAGGAAGATTGCTGCAGAGTCCAGTTCGCCTTCGTTTCCATAGCGTTCTGCCGGGATCATAGTCTTGGCATTTGCCTGGAAGAAGTCGGAATCCAGAGTTTCCTTGGTGAGCGGGGTGTAGAAGTAACCCGGGCAGATTGCGTTCACGTTGATGCCCTTGCTGGACCATTCAGCGGCCAGAGCGCGGGTCAGGTTCACGACAGCACCCTTGGCTGCGTGGTACGGAGCGGAACCGCAGATCTTGTTACCAACAAGGCCGTACATGGAGGCGATGTTGATGATGCGGCCATACTTTGCAGGCAACATTGCCTTCTTGGCGACGGCGCGAGCCATCTTGAAGGTACCGCCCAGGTCCACGTTCATTTCGTGGTTCAGCTGGTCGTCGGTAATGTCTTCTGCCGGAGCAACAGCGCCGGTACCGGCATTGTTGATCAGGATGTCGATGCGGCCGAACTTG from the Fibrobacter sp. genome contains:
- a CDS encoding SDR family oxidoreductase — encoded protein: MKNYFDLSGQVAVVTGCSTGLGVQMAKALANQGAKIVAIARRKEMIDKVAADLTAEFGVEAIGVQCDITDTAKVEAAVDEILAKFGRIDILINNAGTGAVAPAEDITDDQLNHEMNVDLGGTFKMARAVAKKAMLPAKYGRIINIASMYGLVGNKICGSAPYHAAKGAVVNLTRALAAEWSSKGINVNAICPGYFYTPLTKETLDSDFFQANAKTMIPAERYGNEGELDSAAIFLASPSSSYVTGIMVPVDGGYTCM